One window of the Magnolia sinica isolate HGM2019 chromosome 19, MsV1, whole genome shotgun sequence genome contains the following:
- the LOC131235254 gene encoding early nodulin-20, which translates to MKNPTDPPPFPTPKRSSSRRTKSFSFSSSSSSSSPSNPDSPLTPTIPLPFSNGIPFSWEQQPGIPKQPNSLSSNPNRPSSLDLLPLPPASISTTPKKKSQEIISAGPDPFITALLECSKDHQRDPVAHHWKGERVSRSLSDRFGFIDLYVSCKRTCTVTDSHVFLPRPNRPAYDLLNRRSG; encoded by the coding sequence atgaAGAATCCCACAGACCCTCCTCCCTTCCCAACTCCAAAACGCTCCTCATCTCGCCGTACAAAATCCTTCTccttctcatcatcatcatcctcatcctcaCCGTCGAATCCTGACTCTCCATTAACTCCAACCATTCCCCTCCCATTTTCCAACGGCATCCCTTTCTCATGGGAACAACAGCCCggcatccccaagcaacccaactCCCTTTCTtccaatcccaaccgtccatcgtcTCTCGATCTCCTCCCTCTCCCTCCTGCTTCCATCTCCACCACCCCCAAGAAgaaatctcaagaaatcatcagCGCAGGACCAGATCCTTTCATCACAGCCTTACTGGAGTGCTCCAAAGATCATCAACGTGATCCAGTGGCCCATCATTGGAAAGGCGAGAGGGTTTCAAGAAGTCTAAGTGATCGGTTCGGATTCATCGATCTCTACGTTTCTTGCAAACGGACGTGCACTGTTACAGATTCGCATGTTTTCCTTCCTAGGCCGAACCGGCCGGCTTACGATCTGCTGAACCGCCGGTCCGGTTGA